GACGGCCGCCGTCCGCTGTCCGCGGACCGTTCCGGCCAGGTGTGATGGACATCACTTTCGGGTATCCGGTCGTCCGGGTGGGGGTCCGAGGACCTCCGGGCCCCAGGATCGGCTCGACTACTCGTGAGTAGAAAATCCCAGTACGGACGTACTTTTTGGCGGAAGTAGACCCTGCGTTCACAGAACTATATTTGCAAACTTTGCAAACTGGTGGCGAAAAATAACCCATATTTACACGCTCCGAGGGTTGGACCTGCGGGTTTGTGTTGTGGCACCCTTGCTGCAGGCACCACCGATCCCAAGTCAACGGGTTCGCAAACTTCGGCCGAGACTGACGCCGATCGCGATCACACACCCCAGACGAGGACATCGGCTGTCTGTCAGCAGAGAGGTTCCGGCGGCGCGCCGGGCCGTCGCCCCGATCCGGTCCCCGGTCGGGACGAGCAGGACAACGAAAGCGAAGCAGCCAATGAGCAACGTCGGAAAGCCCCGTACCGCCGCGGAGATCCAGCAGGACTGGGACACCAACCCGCGCTGGAAGGGCATCAAGCGCGATTACACCGCCGAGCAGGTCGCCGAGCTCCAGGGCTCGGTCGTCGAGGAGCACACCCTCGCCCGCCGCGGCGCCGAGATCCTGTGGGACGGCGTGACCAAGGGCGACGGCAGCTACATCAACGCCCTGGGCGCTCTCACCGGTAACCAGGCCGTGCAGCAGGTCCGCGCCGGCCTGAAGGCCGTGTACCTCTCGGGTTGGCAGGTCGCCGGTGACGCGAACCTGTCCGGCCACACCTACCCCGACCAGTCGCTCTACCCGGCCAACTCGGTCCCGAGCGTCGTGCGTCGCATCAACAACGCGCTGCTGCGTGCCGACGAGATCGCCCGCGTCGAGGGTGACAACTCGGTCGACAACTGGGTCGTGCCGATCGTGGCCGACGGTGAGGCCGGCTTCGGCGGCGCCCTCAACGTCTACGAACTGCAGAAGGCCATGATCGCCGCGGGTGCCGCCGGTACCCACTGGGAGGATCAGCTCGCGTCGGAGAAGAAGTGCGGCCACCTCGGTGGCAAGGTGCTCATCCCGACCCAGCAGCACATCCGCACCCTGAACTCGGCTCGTCTCGCCGCCGACGTCGCCGGTGTCCCCACCGTCGTGATCGCCCGCACCGATGCCGAGGCCGCCACGCTG
The genomic region above belongs to Gordonia hongkongensis and contains:
- the aceA gene encoding isocitrate lyase — its product is MSNVGKPRTAAEIQQDWDTNPRWKGIKRDYTAEQVAELQGSVVEEHTLARRGAEILWDGVTKGDGSYINALGALTGNQAVQQVRAGLKAVYLSGWQVAGDANLSGHTYPDQSLYPANSVPSVVRRINNALLRADEIARVEGDNSVDNWVVPIVADGEAGFGGALNVYELQKAMIAAGAAGTHWEDQLASEKKCGHLGGKVLIPTQQHIRTLNSARLAADVAGVPTVVIARTDAEAATLITSDVDDRDKQFVTGERTAEGYYHVKNGIEPCIERAKSYAPYADMIWMETGTPDLELARKFAEAVKAEYPDQLLSYNCSPSFNWSKHLDDSTIAKFQNELGAMGFTFQFITLAGFHSLNYGMFDLAYGYAREQMSAFVDLQNREFKAAEERGFTAVKHQREVGAGYFDNIATTVDPNTSTAALKGSTEEGQFH